One segment of Babesia bigemina genome assembly Bbig001, chromosome : II DNA contains the following:
- a CDS encoding membrane protein, putative codes for MALSTVSAVHVSPKTVCKAITSPGVTNNCKFMEAANALNNNLGRKLSVSKSFRLGDLDVTCSLRSPDVDPHSRCGTQLVPINVQRHEPLARIEDAKLDQLVDEFKLEGTLVLDGANTLMGSVCVDMPKVCQYAVTARGKTVSQGVLDFADTLRRLDFAYQHADLVLHAAHNNRSHETSVELLKRMEDMYILQGKYVHITPKVELVFHPGLSPKSNFGLGIQRGKDSITPIFYPMEKKVEVLVEKTITDGLKAGLFWSKDNRLYINLSLSMPWGKNGWQNIAFRFVFPEVAKSHVHMLNEVKF; via the exons ATGGCTTTGTCGACGGTTTCG GCGGTACACGTGTCGCCGAAGACAGTGTGCAAGGCCATCACCTCGCCGGGCGTGACAAACAATTGCAAGTTCATGGAGGCTGCAAATGCGCTGAACAACAACCTCGGCAGGAAGCTGAGCGTTTCGAAGTCGTTCCGCCTCGGCGACCTCGACGTGACCTGCTCCCTGCGCAGCCCCGACGTTGACCCGCACAGCCGCTGCGGCACCCAGCTCGTGCCCATCAACGTGCAGCGCCATGAGCCGCTCGCGAGGATAGAAGACGCCAAGCTGGACCAGCTCGTCGACGAGTTCAAGCTCGAGGGGACC CTGGTACTTGACGGAGCGAACACTTTGATGGGCAGCGTCTGCGTGGACATGCCGAAGGTGTGCCAGTACGCAGTGACCGCCCGCGGAAAGACGGTCAGTCAGGGCGTCCTGGACTTCGCCGACACGCTGCGGCGCTTGGACTTTGCGTATCAGCACGCGGACCTGGTGCTGCACGCCGCCCACAACAACCGCTCGCACGAGACCTCCGTGGAGCTTCTGAAACGGATGGAGGACATGTACATCCTGCAGGGCAAGTACGTCCACATCACCCCCAAGGTCGAGCTGGTGTTCCACCCGGGCCTGAGTCCGAAGTCGAACTTCGGCCTCGGCATTCAGCGCGGCAAGGACTCCATCACCCCCATATTCTACCCGATGGAAAA GAAGGTCGAGGTCCTGGTCGAGAAGACCATCACCGACGGACTGAAGGCGGGGCTGTTCTGGAGCAAGGACAACCGACTCTACATCAACCTCAGCCTCAGCATGCCATGGGGGAAGAACGGGTGGCAAAACATCGCATTCAGGTTCGTATTCCCCGAGGTGGCCAAGTCGCACGTCCACATGTTGAACGAGGTCAAATTCTGA
- a CDS encoding deoxyuridine 5'-triphosphate nucleotidohydrolase, putative, which produces MMHIKLLPMGADVSAMYADHKTFYPGDCGLDLFCPETVTVAPHTTHSVGLKIKIAAYRKNSPEDRDANSMKSVGWLLMPRSSIAKTPLRLANSVGVIDAAYRGEIVLALDNIRDEPYTIQKGDRLVQAVSYDGEEISYEVGGLHVPAECAT; this is translated from the exons ATGATGCACATCAAGCTGCTCCCGATGGGAGCCGACGTCAGCGCCATGTACGCCGACCACAAAACCTTCTACCCGGGCGACTGCGGGCTCGACCTCTTCTGCCCGGAGACCGTGACCGTGGCCCCGCACACTACGCATTCCGTCGGCCTCAAGATCAAGATCGCCGCCTACCGGAAGAACAGCCCGGAAGACCGCGACGCCAACAGCATGAAGAGCGTCGGCTGGCTGCTGATGCCGCgcagcagcatcgccaagACGCCGCTGAGGCTGGCGAATTCAG TCGGCGTCATCGACGCTGCATATCGCGGGGAGATTGTCCTGGCGCTCGACAACATCCGCGACGAGCCGTACACCATCCAGAAGGGCGACCGTCTGGTGCAGGCCGTGTCCTACGACGGCGAGGAGATATCCTACGAGGTAGGTGGACTGCATGTCCCTGCTGAATGCGCTACGTGA
- a CDS encoding small nuclear ribonucleoprotein F, putative, with protein sequence MRSGWPTAQPEALPLQAGGAERHGEAEMGDGIQGLVAVTAYMNIELDGAEEWENGVLKGKLGGNILIRCNNMLYIRAADPTSA encoded by the exons ATGCGCTCAGGTTGGCCCACCGCTCAACCCGAAGCCCTTCCTCTCCAAGCTGGCGGGGCAGAGCGTCATGGTGAAGCTGAAATGGGGGATGGAATACAAGGGTTGGTGGCAGTGACGGC CTACATGAACATCGAGCTCGACGGCGCCGAGGAATGGGAGAACGGCGTGCTGAAGGGGAAGTTGGGCGGCAACATCCTGATCCG CTGCAACAACATGCTCTACATCAGAGCTGCCGACCCTACGAGCGCTTAA
- a CDS encoding DEAD/DEAH box helicase family protein, putative, with product MASQLARVGEAESAPLWVNRIRTLGPQASGRPARELLEQWKVHPHLVRLLEAHNITQLFAVQEKVIPMLLRGDALDGLSAAASDLVITAPTGQGKTLCYLLPIVNSIVQTNRVGFAAMVLAPTRELVKQIHDICAWFVDDDPATYDLRGGELLRVHSCHGNTSFIEDHTYLLDKRPQIVVFTPGRFVEHYMHRETAYDKTLDFTTLKWIIIDEVDLLLSQSFYNWTAAVVAISKQCQVQDRSASDNVFARHRPQKILVSATIPSKSAEIDLLQLHRPLLLKGAETLYSLPANLTQKFVKTTRSKKELVLVALVCRLLSSAVPGEKTIVFCSFKDTAHATARTLEVFSLYTQSNLKILELSARQSQKQRESVLQRFQGNDTMCLVCSDVGSRGMNFANTRNIINYDFPKSVTTYVHRIGRTARANDSGTSYVIVSGKDDERFSEFKAELRLADEDIEQVSPSQLWDEELKEVLEQVKPMVSRCLELEDSGSLAHDAPLPSTWMSLLRPAPEEST from the exons ATGGCATCGCAACTAGCCCGCGTCGGCGAGGCCGAATCGGCGCCGCTATGGGTAAATCGCATCAGGACCCTCGGGCCGCAGGCCTCCGGGCGCCCCGCCagggagctgctggagcagtGGAAGGTCCACCCACACCTAGTACGCCTGCTAGAGGCGCACAACATCACGCAGCTGTTCGCAG TGCAGGAGAAAGTCATCCCCATGCTCTTGCGCGGTGATGCGCTCGATGGCCTCTCCGCCGCGGCGTCCGACCTCGTGATCACCGCGCCCACTGGGCAGGGCAAAACGCTGTGCTACCTGCTGCCGATCGTTAATAGCATAGTACAGACCAATA GAGTGGGATTCGCCGCGATGGTGCTGGCTCCCACCAGGGAGCTGGTGAAACAGATCCACGACATATGCGCGTGGTTCGTCGACGACGACCCTGCGACGTACGACCTGAGGGGCGGGGAGCTGCTGAGGGTGCACTCCTGCCACGGGAACACGTCGTTCATCGAGGACCACACCTACCTGCTGGACAAGCGGCCGCAGATCGTCGTGTTCACGCCCGGGCGGTTCGTGGAGCACTACATGCACCGGGAAACGGCCTACGACAAGACGCTGGACTTCACGACGCTGAAGTGGATCATCATCGACGAGgtggacctgctgctgTCGCAGAGCTTCTACAACTGGACTGCGGCCGTCGTGGCCATATCGAAGCAGTGCCAAGTGCAGGACCGGAGTGCTTCGGATAACGTGTTTGCGCGGCACCGGCCGCAAAAAATTC TTGTCTCGGCCACCATCCCCAGCAAGTCCGCGGAGAtcgacctgctgcagctgcacagGCCGCTCCTGCTGAAGGGCGCCGAGACGCTGTACAGCCTGCCCGCGAACCTCACGCAGAAGTTCGTGAAGACCACGAGGAGCAAGAAGGAGCTGGTGCTGGTCGCCCTGGTGTGCCGCCTGCTCAGCAGCGCGGTGCCCGGGGAGAAGACCATCGTGTTCTGCTCGTTTAAGGATACGGCTCACGCCACCGCGCGCACGCTCGAGGTTTTCTCGCTGTACAC GCAGTCGAACCTCAAGATTCTGGAACTGAGCGCCAGGCAGTCGCAGAAGCAGCGTGAAAGCGTGCTGCAGCGCTTCCAGGGCAACGACACGATGTGCCTCGTGTGCTCCGACGTGGGCTCGCGCGGCATGAACTTCGCCAACACGCGCAACATCATCAACTACGACTTCCCCAAGTCGGTCACGACGTACGTCCACCGCATCGGGCGAACCGCACG cgccaacGACAGCGGCACCTCGTACGTCATCGTCTCCGGCAAGGACGACGAAAGGTTCAGCGAGTTCAAGGCCGAGCTCAGGCTGGCCGATGAGGACATCGAGCAGGTGTCCCCGAGCCAGCTTTGGGACGAGGAGCTCAAAGAGGTCCTGGAGCAGGTCAAGCCGATGGTGTCCAGGTGCctggagctggaggactCCGGGAGCCTGGCGCACGACGCCCCGCTGCCGTCGACGTGGATGTCGCTCCTGCGGCCGGCGCCGGAAGAATCAACCTAG